The following proteins are encoded in a genomic region of Xanthomonas cassavae CFBP 4642:
- a CDS encoding DUF72 domain-containing protein, protein MPARASPANGCLRCGCAGWSIPAAERAAFAAGANVLQRYATRFNAVEINSSFHRPHRRDTYARWADTVPEDFRFSVKMPRSISHDARLHAAGPLLDAFLAQAGALGARLGCLLLQLPPSAAFDARVAAAFFAMLRRRWDGSVVCEPRHASWFTPQAQAVMTRHRIARAAADPAPHPSAVAPDPTTGPSYWRWHGSPRVYYSGYDAPALAALAAAVRGAAQAGHDRWVIFDNTAAGAAVPNALRLRTLLEIEEVG, encoded by the coding sequence ATGCCTGCTCGCGCTTCCCCCGCAAATGGATGCCTTCGGTGTGGCTGCGCAGGCTGGTCGATTCCCGCTGCCGAGCGTGCCGCCTTCGCCGCAGGCGCCAACGTGCTGCAGCGTTACGCCACCCGCTTCAACGCGGTGGAGATCAACTCCTCGTTCCATCGCCCGCACCGCCGCGACACCTATGCGCGCTGGGCCGACACCGTGCCCGAGGACTTTCGGTTCTCGGTCAAGATGCCACGCAGCATTAGCCACGATGCGCGGCTGCACGCTGCCGGACCCTTGCTGGATGCCTTCCTCGCGCAGGCCGGTGCGCTGGGCGCACGCCTGGGCTGCCTGCTCCTGCAATTGCCGCCCAGTGCGGCATTCGACGCGCGCGTGGCGGCGGCCTTCTTCGCCATGCTGCGGCGGCGCTGGGATGGCAGTGTGGTCTGCGAACCGCGCCACGCCAGCTGGTTCACACCGCAGGCGCAAGCGGTGATGACGCGTCACCGCATCGCACGTGCCGCCGCCGACCCTGCGCCGCATCCGTCCGCGGTCGCACCGGACCCCACCACCGGCCCGTCCTACTGGCGTTGGCATGGGAGCCCGCGCGTCTACTACAGCGGCTACGACGCGCCTGCCTTGGCCGCGCTGGCGGCAGCCGTCCGCGGCGCGGCGCAGGCCGGTCACGACCGCTGGGTGATCTTCGACAACACCGCCGCCGGCGCGGCCGTACCCAATGCCTTGCGGCTGCGGACCCTGCTGGAAATCGAAGAGGTCGGTTGA
- a CDS encoding DNA-formamidopyrimidine glycosylase family protein, translating into MPEGPSLLILREEAARFVGRKMLRVSGNSKLDIARLQHHKVLAVRSWGKHLLFECAHVSVRIHFLLFGSYRINEDKPNAVPRLRLEFSRGERLNFYACSVQFIERPLDTVYDWSADVMNPHWDAAQARRKLRAAPAMLAADALLNQDIFAGVGNIIKNEVLHRIGVHPESRVGALPARKLGELVTQAREYSFDFYTWKKAAVLKKHFQVHTKTSCPRDGAPLQYRKHLGQAGRRAFFCELCQRLYLPDGA; encoded by the coding sequence ATGCCCGAAGGCCCCTCACTGCTCATCCTGCGCGAAGAAGCCGCCCGTTTTGTGGGCCGCAAGATGCTGCGTGTTTCCGGCAACAGCAAGTTGGACATCGCGCGCCTGCAACACCACAAGGTGCTGGCCGTGCGCAGTTGGGGCAAGCATCTGCTGTTCGAATGCGCGCACGTCAGCGTGCGCATCCACTTCCTGTTGTTTGGCAGCTATCGCATCAACGAAGACAAGCCCAACGCCGTGCCGCGCTTGCGGCTTGAGTTCTCCAGGGGCGAGCGATTGAATTTCTATGCGTGCTCTGTGCAATTCATCGAACGTCCGCTGGACACGGTCTACGACTGGAGCGCGGATGTCATGAACCCCCACTGGGACGCAGCGCAGGCGCGCCGCAAACTGCGCGCGGCGCCTGCGATGCTCGCAGCCGATGCCTTGTTGAACCAGGACATCTTTGCCGGGGTTGGCAACATCATCAAGAACGAGGTCCTGCATCGGATTGGCGTGCATCCGGAAAGCCGGGTGGGTGCGTTGCCGGCGCGTAAACTCGGCGAACTGGTCACGCAGGCGCGCGAGTACAGTTTCGATTTCTATACGTGGAAGAAGGCAGCCGTGCTCAAGAAGCACTTCCAGGTGCATACCAAGACCAGCTGTCCGCGCGATGGCGCGCCACTGCAGTATCGCAAGCACTTGGGCCAGGCCGGCAGGCGGGCGTTTTTCTGCGAGCTCTGTCAGCGGTTGTATCTGCCTGACGGCGCGTAA
- a CDS encoding GAF domain-containing protein yields the protein MKEMPKADEASRQQVLDGYRIVDSLPEDTYQDIVQVAASLCETPIALMSLVDRDRQWFKAQLGLGLQQTDRSQAVCDHAIREPSTLMEVPDLTQDPRFREISVVTGDTGARFYAGMPLVTSEGVALGTVCVLDTEPRRLSDMQRTGLQALARVTMNLLDARQHALQQEHAAILQPAADAAAAAAGQASSDDPYRLVILEVQELAALAERQSERLLGRTLQQLDQSLAALVQGPGNSIDRVTDSAEFIAVLRGPDAAHTLQALREVAQQQHPLGLTVLLGQAHASRADEPIGQVFLRAEIALSAEKDRYRQRLA from the coding sequence ATGAAAGAGATGCCGAAGGCAGACGAAGCGTCCCGCCAGCAGGTGCTCGACGGTTATCGCATCGTCGACAGCCTTCCCGAAGACACCTACCAGGACATCGTGCAGGTGGCCGCCTCGCTGTGCGAGACGCCGATTGCGCTGATGTCGCTGGTGGATCGCGACCGCCAATGGTTCAAGGCCCAGCTCGGCCTGGGCCTGCAGCAGACCGACCGCAGCCAGGCGGTGTGCGACCACGCCATCCGCGAGCCCAGCACTCTGATGGAAGTGCCGGACCTGACCCAGGACCCGCGTTTCCGCGAGATTTCCGTGGTCACCGGCGACACCGGCGCGCGCTTCTATGCCGGCATGCCCCTGGTAACCTCCGAGGGCGTGGCGCTGGGCACCGTCTGTGTGTTGGACACCGAACCGCGCCGGCTCAGCGACATGCAGCGCACCGGCCTGCAGGCATTGGCGCGGGTCACCATGAACCTGCTGGATGCGCGCCAGCACGCCTTGCAACAGGAACACGCGGCCATCCTGCAGCCGGCCGCCGATGCGGCCGCGGCGGCTGCCGGCCAGGCCAGCAGCGACGATCCGTATCGCCTGGTGATCCTGGAGGTGCAGGAACTGGCCGCACTGGCCGAGCGCCAGAGCGAGCGCCTGCTCGGCCGCACCCTGCAGCAGCTGGACCAGTCCCTCGCCGCGCTGGTGCAAGGCCCCGGCAACAGCATCGACCGGGTGACCGACAGTGCCGAGTTCATCGCCGTGCTGCGCGGCCCGGATGCCGCGCACACCCTGCAGGCCCTGCGCGAGGTGGCCCAGCAGCAACACCCGCTGGGCCTGACGGTGTTGCTGGGCCAAGCGCACGCCAGCCGCGCAGACGAACCGATCGGGCAGGTATTCCTGCGCGCGGAAATCGCGCTGAGCGCAGAGAAGGATCGGTATCGCCAGCGTCTGGCGTAG
- a CDS encoding M16 family metallopeptidase: MLRPLSLLIAGVLGVAAGTVAPAVAAAPASLSKPAASSAIPDIAYTRFTLPNGLTVVVHEDHKAPVVAVSIWYHIGSGDEPAGKTGFAHLFEHLMFSGSENNKGSFFAPLEKVGTTDMNGTTWFDRTNYFETVPTTALDTALWLESDRMGHLLGAIGQQELDTQRGVVQNEKRQGENRPYGRVEQNILSNLFPANHPYQHDTIGSMEDLDAASLADVKQWFNDNYGAANTTLVLAGDITVAQARAKALQYFGDIPSGKPVARQQPWVTPLAAQKRGVQHDHVSQPRIYRTWAAPQLGTDDIIQLDLATTVLGGGKTSRLYQRLVYQDNLVDDVSASVQPFALSSQVQIQADVKDGVDPARVEAIIDEELKKFIAQGPTADELQRAQVAYRAGFVRGLEKVGGFTGKAVILAEGQVYRGDPGAYKKDLQRGQAATVDSVKQAAANWFGKGDYLLTVLPAGKDFDPAAEDKAVVARGEEAGKPAPKLPAAGKFKVTASTLDRSKGVPQTEQFPDLSFPKLQRGKLKNGVEVILAERHTIPVTQVELLFDAGYAADQGSKLGTASFSAALMNESTAALDSVEVAQRRQRLGAITAVGCDLDSCSASLNALNDQLQPSLQLFSDIVRNPAFKAADIERVRGQWLAGIAQEKTKPTSLGLRALPPLLYGDKHPYGIPLTGSGTEAAIKSLNAQDLRQFHSQWLRPDNLRILVAGDTTLAQIIPQLDAAFGDWKAPTSALPKKNLVEVAAQPKPRVYLINRPDAPQSVILAGLLAPSTKTPDNLAIGVADDAFGGTFTSRLNMNLRESKRWAYGAGTRMLDAQGQRPYMFSAPVQTDKTAESANEIFKEATAVIGAKPLTGEEIEKIKNQRIRALPGSFETTGAVLGAIEGIVQFDRPDDYVQTLKPRLEAIDQPAAQKAIAQIIKPEAMTWVIVGDLKKIEAPVRALKLGEVQVLDVDGKPVKR, translated from the coding sequence ATGCTGCGTCCGCTGTCCCTGTTGATCGCCGGTGTGCTCGGCGTCGCTGCCGGTACCGTTGCCCCCGCCGTCGCGGCCGCCCCGGCCAGCCTGTCCAAGCCCGCGGCCAGCAGCGCCATTCCCGACATCGCCTATACCCGCTTCACGCTGCCCAACGGCCTGACCGTGGTGGTGCATGAAGACCACAAGGCGCCGGTGGTGGCGGTGAGCATCTGGTACCACATCGGCTCCGGCGACGAGCCGGCCGGCAAGACCGGCTTTGCGCACCTGTTCGAGCACCTGATGTTCTCCGGCTCGGAGAACAACAAGGGCAGCTTCTTCGCGCCGCTGGAAAAGGTCGGCACCACCGACATGAACGGCACCACCTGGTTCGACCGCACCAACTATTTCGAGACCGTGCCGACCACCGCGCTGGATACCGCGCTGTGGCTGGAATCGGACCGCATGGGCCACCTGCTCGGCGCCATCGGCCAGCAGGAACTCGACACCCAGCGCGGTGTGGTGCAGAACGAGAAGCGCCAGGGCGAGAACCGTCCCTACGGCCGCGTGGAACAGAACATCCTGTCCAACCTGTTCCCGGCCAACCACCCCTACCAGCACGACACCATCGGCTCGATGGAAGACCTGGACGCGGCCTCGCTGGCCGACGTCAAACAGTGGTTCAACGACAATTACGGCGCCGCCAACACCACCCTGGTGCTGGCCGGCGACATCACCGTGGCACAGGCACGCGCCAAGGCGTTGCAGTATTTCGGCGATATCCCTTCCGGCAAGCCGGTGGCGCGTCAGCAGCCGTGGGTGACCCCGCTGGCCGCACAGAAGCGCGGCGTGCAGCACGACCACGTCTCGCAGCCGCGCATCTACCGCACCTGGGCCGCCCCGCAACTGGGCACCGACGACATCATCCAGCTGGATCTGGCCACCACCGTGCTCGGCGGCGGCAAGACCTCGCGGCTGTACCAGCGCCTGGTCTATCAGGACAACCTGGTGGACGACGTCTCCGCCTCGGTTCAGCCGTTCGCGCTGTCCAGCCAGGTGCAGATCCAGGCCGACGTGAAGGATGGCGTGGACCCGGCCAGGGTCGAGGCGATCATCGACGAGGAACTCAAGAAGTTCATCGCCCAGGGCCCGACCGCCGATGAGCTGCAGCGTGCGCAGGTGGCCTACCGCGCCGGTTTCGTCCGCGGGCTGGAGAAGGTCGGCGGCTTCACCGGCAAGGCCGTGATCCTGGCCGAGGGCCAGGTCTATCGCGGCGACCCGGGCGCCTACAAGAAAGACTTGCAGCGCGGCCAGGCCGCCACTGTGGACAGCGTCAAGCAGGCCGCTGCCAATTGGTTCGGCAAGGGCGATTACCTGCTCACCGTGCTGCCGGCCGGTAAGGATTTCGACCCGGCCGCCGAGGACAAGGCGGTGGTTGCGCGTGGCGAAGAAGCCGGCAAGCCGGCGCCGAAGCTGCCGGCCGCAGGCAAGTTCAAGGTCACCGCCTCCACGCTGGACCGTAGCAAGGGCGTGCCGCAGACCGAGCAGTTCCCCGACCTGAGCTTCCCAAAACTGCAGCGCGGCAAGTTGAAGAACGGCGTCGAAGTGATCCTGGCCGAGCGCCACACCATCCCGGTCACCCAGGTGGAGTTGCTGTTCGACGCCGGCTACGCCGCCGACCAGGGCAGCAAGCTCGGCACCGCCAGCTTCAGCGCTGCGCTGATGAACGAGAGCACCGCCGCGCTGGATTCGGTGGAAGTGGCGCAGCGCCGCCAGCGCCTGGGCGCCATCACCGCGGTGGGCTGCGATCTGGACAGCTGCAGCGCCTCGCTGAATGCCCTCAACGACCAGTTGCAGCCGTCGCTGCAGTTGTTCTCCGACATCGTGCGCAACCCCGCGTTCAAGGCCGCAGACATCGAACGCGTGCGTGGCCAGTGGCTGGCCGGCATCGCCCAGGAAAAGACCAAGCCCACCAGCCTGGGCCTGCGTGCACTGCCGCCGCTGCTTTACGGCGACAAGCACCCCTACGGCATCCCGCTCACCGGCAGCGGCACCGAGGCGGCGATCAAGAGCCTCAACGCGCAGGATCTGCGGCAGTTCCACAGCCAATGGCTGCGTCCGGACAACCTGCGCATCCTGGTGGCCGGCGACACCACGCTGGCGCAGATCATTCCGCAGCTGGACGCCGCGTTCGGCGACTGGAAGGCCCCGACCAGCGCATTGCCGAAGAAGAACCTGGTCGAGGTGGCCGCGCAGCCCAAGCCACGCGTCTACCTGATCAACCGCCCGGACGCACCGCAGTCGGTGATCCTGGCCGGCCTGCTGGCCCCGTCCACCAAGACGCCGGACAACCTGGCGATCGGCGTGGCCGACGACGCGTTCGGCGGCACCTTCACCTCGCGCCTGAACATGAACCTGCGCGAGAGCAAGCGCTGGGCCTACGGCGCCGGCACCCGCATGCTGGATGCGCAAGGCCAGCGCCCTTACATGTTCTCGGCGCCGGTACAGACCGACAAGACCGCCGAGTCGGCCAACGAGATCTTCAAGGAGGCCACTGCGGTGATCGGCGCCAAGCCGCTGACCGGCGAGGAAATCGAAAAGATCAAGAACCAGCGCATCCGCGCCCTGCCCGGTAGCTTCGAAACCACTGGCGCGGTGCTGGGCGCAATCGAAGGCATCGTGCAGTTCGACCGTCCGGACGACTACGTGCAGACCCTCAAGCCGCGTCTGGAAGCGATCGATCAACCGGCGGCGCAGAAGGCCATTGCGCAGATCATCAAGCCGGAAGCGATGACCTGGGTGATCGTTGGCGACCTGAAAAAAATCGAAGCCCCGGTGCGTGCACTCAAGCTGGGCGAGGTGCAGGTGCTGGACGTGGACGGCAAGCCGGTCAAGCGCTGA
- a CDS encoding PAS domain S-box protein gives MAIASPLLGATYLAPTSPADHPMTALLPPVPIPANDALRVDAVRRLEVLDTEAEAEFDDIAWLAAHVTGAPMALVSLLDADRQWFKARCGTDLEGTPRSVSFCSYTVMGTELMEVPDAEADPRFVDNPLVTTAPGVRSYAGVPLIGREGYAYGTLCTLSTRSRVLEENQKQALIRLARQAVNQLEARRDRLVAQAQRQTLSMLLEAMPDGVVACGTDGLLREFNHAARQWHGTDPRVLPPAQWAQHFDLYAADGHSLLPTDAIPLVRAWRGEHVRNAELVIRATGQPARSVLCNADPVVGDKGTALGAVCVMHDITQLKDASAALSAERARLQALVDASQDVAIIAFDPQGRIELFNPGAEQLLGYAADEVLGGGPARFHLQAELERHMATLALSPPSYVKLAAAAAGDMLREELWTLVRKDGELRRVRLCFNIIHDAQQGLAGYLAMAIDVTAELQAQAAAQLAAERFAGAFETAPQGMAIVSLDGAWRDVNPSLCSILGYPREQLLRTTFQQITYPEDLDMDLKLVQELIDGKRDSYSLAKRYISQQGAVIWAQLSVSLVRDGSGAPVHFVSQIQDVTERHVAAERLAESEARLRAISDATPALVSQFDASQRCLFANEAHRDWLGVEPASLVGMPITHLLGAALSVPARTALAQVAAGQRASFEHVLRIGSTPRDVEITLVPETRRSRAGTQGFFLMAQDVTAHKTLHRLMHERATRDALTGLPNRHAWTEALQAAVAQAHHLQRAVAVMFLDLDGFKRVNDTYGHRAGDAVLVEFGRCLQRAVEGRYLVARLAGDEFVVLLDNLQAPEADCATVAERIRHAAAAGAMFGEQRLPIQPSIGVAWQHGDQADAASLMHAADEAMYAAKNARGSTNAAMNGRDATR, from the coding sequence TTGGCCATCGCCTCGCCGTTACTTGGGGCGACCTACCTTGCCCCGACGTCACCTGCCGACCATCCCATGACCGCCTTGTTGCCGCCCGTGCCGATTCCCGCCAACGACGCCTTGCGCGTGGACGCGGTGCGTCGGCTGGAGGTGCTCGATACCGAAGCCGAAGCCGAATTCGACGACATCGCCTGGCTGGCGGCGCATGTCACCGGCGCTCCGATGGCGCTGGTGTCGCTGCTCGATGCCGACCGGCAATGGTTCAAGGCGCGCTGCGGCACCGACCTGGAAGGCACGCCGCGCAGCGTGTCGTTCTGCTCGTACACGGTGATGGGCACCGAGCTGATGGAAGTGCCCGATGCCGAGGCCGACCCGCGCTTCGTCGACAACCCGTTGGTGACCACGGCGCCGGGCGTGCGCTCGTATGCGGGGGTGCCGCTGATCGGCCGCGAAGGCTATGCCTACGGCACCCTTTGCACGCTCAGCACCCGCTCGCGCGTGCTCGAGGAGAATCAGAAGCAGGCCTTGATCCGGCTGGCGCGACAGGCCGTCAATCAGCTGGAAGCCCGGCGCGACCGCCTGGTCGCGCAGGCACAGCGGCAGACCCTGAGCATGTTGCTGGAAGCCATGCCCGACGGCGTGGTGGCCTGCGGTACCGACGGCCTGCTGCGCGAGTTCAACCATGCCGCGCGGCAATGGCACGGCACCGACCCGCGCGTGCTGCCGCCGGCGCAGTGGGCGCAGCATTTCGATCTGTACGCCGCCGATGGACACAGCCTGTTGCCCACCGATGCCATCCCGCTGGTGCGCGCGTGGCGCGGCGAACATGTGCGCAATGCCGAACTGGTGATCCGTGCCACCGGCCAGCCGGCACGCAGCGTGCTGTGCAATGCGGACCCGGTGGTGGGAGACAAGGGCACCGCGCTGGGCGCGGTGTGCGTGATGCACGACATCACCCAGCTCAAGGACGCCTCGGCGGCGTTGTCGGCCGAGCGCGCGCGGCTGCAGGCGCTGGTGGACGCCTCGCAGGACGTGGCGATCATCGCCTTCGATCCGCAGGGCCGGATCGAGCTGTTCAATCCCGGTGCCGAACAGTTGCTGGGTTACGCCGCCGACGAGGTGTTGGGTGGCGGCCCGGCGCGGTTCCATCTGCAGGCCGAGCTCGAACGCCATATGGCGACCCTGGCGTTGTCGCCTCCGTCGTACGTGAAGTTGGCTGCAGCCGCAGCCGGCGACATGCTGCGCGAGGAACTGTGGACCCTGGTGCGCAAGGATGGCGAACTGCGCCGCGTGCGCCTGTGCTTCAACATCATCCACGATGCGCAGCAGGGCCTGGCCGGCTATCTGGCCATGGCCATCGACGTGACCGCCGAGCTGCAGGCGCAGGCGGCCGCGCAGCTGGCCGCCGAGCGGTTTGCCGGCGCCTTCGAAACCGCGCCGCAGGGCATGGCCATCGTGTCGCTGGACGGCGCCTGGCGCGACGTCAATCCGTCGCTGTGCAGCATCCTGGGCTATCCGCGCGAGCAATTGCTGCGCACCACGTTCCAGCAGATCACCTATCCGGAAGACCTGGATATGGACCTGAAGCTGGTGCAGGAACTGATCGACGGAAAACGCGACAGCTACAGCCTGGCCAAGCGCTACATCAGCCAGCAGGGCGCGGTGATCTGGGCACAGTTGTCGGTGTCGCTGGTGCGCGACGGCAGTGGCGCGCCGGTGCATTTCGTCTCTCAGATCCAGGATGTCACCGAACGCCATGTCGCCGCCGAGCGCCTGGCCGAAAGCGAAGCGCGGCTGCGGGCCATCAGCGATGCCACGCCGGCGCTGGTCAGCCAGTTCGATGCCAGCCAGCGCTGCCTGTTTGCCAACGAAGCGCACCGCGACTGGCTGGGCGTGGAGCCCGCCAGTCTGGTCGGCATGCCCATCACCCATCTGCTCGGCGCAGCGCTCAGCGTTCCCGCCCGCACCGCGCTGGCACAGGTGGCGGCCGGACAGCGTGCCAGCTTCGAACATGTGCTGCGGATTGGCAGCACGCCGCGTGACGTGGAGATCACCCTGGTACCGGAAACCCGCCGTTCGCGTGCCGGCACGCAAGGCTTCTTCCTGATGGCGCAGGACGTGACCGCGCACAAGACGCTACACCGACTGATGCACGAGCGTGCCACCCGCGATGCGCTGACCGGCCTGCCCAATCGCCATGCCTGGACCGAGGCACTGCAGGCCGCGGTGGCGCAGGCGCATCACCTGCAGCGGGCGGTGGCGGTGATGTTTCTCGACCTGGATGGCTTCAAGCGCGTCAACGACACCTACGGCCACCGTGCCGGCGATGCAGTGCTGGTGGAGTTCGGTCGCTGCCTGCAACGCGCGGTGGAGGGGCGTTACCTGGTGGCGCGCCTGGCTGGCGACGAATTCGTGGTGCTGCTGGACAACCTGCAGGCGCCTGAGGCGGACTGCGCCACGGTGGCAGAGCGCATCCGTCACGCGGCTGCGGCAGGTGCCATGTTCGGCGAGCAGCGGCTACCGATCCAGCCCAGCATCGGCGTGGCCTGGCAGCACGGCGACCAGGCCGATGCCGCCAGCCTGATGCATGCCGCGGACGAGGCGATGTATGCCGCCAAGAACGCGCGTGGCAGCACGAACGCCGCGATGAACGGCCGCGACGCAACGCGTTGA
- a CDS encoding methyl-accepting chemotaxis protein: MRRHVANLPLTRKFVLLCTLLTVGVILLAVAAARLQYLDLIEARKLGVKTEVEMGLTVMQHYADKIKSGELTADQAKEAARATLADMRTHDGVDYFFIVDPQMRILMHPKRPVGTDMTDYKSDAGQYVYRDIKTAIDSGDGFSYYDAPKPGKKEQLPKISYAKTFPAWNWVLVMGVYAEDIQLQAWGFTRMLTLIGAALVAMVIGVCWLIASAMAAPLRAATRTAEAIASGRFDNAIRVESRDETGQLMHSMQQMQTQLQRFNGEMQTMIGLQQGENIAHRIPEDFPGDYGTLAHGVNTVVFEHLDAINEAMDVMSEYGRGDLRRDMRRLPGQRAALHEALDTVKRNLSAINGDIARLADAAARGDFSARGEQGRYQFAFAEMVQALNRLMQQADAGLDDVGRIMAAIADGDLSQRVESHYEGAFGRLADAANRTAIQLTGIVQGIQHSAEMINTAAGEIASGNADLSTRTENQAANLEETAASMEELTSTVRQNADNARQANQLVKGTGDVAESGGRVVQDVVTTMQAITQASARISDIIGVIDGIAFQTNILALNAAVEAARAGEQGRGFAVVATEVRALAQRSAGAAKEIKQLISDSVEKVEQGSGLVQQAGSTMTEVVSSVKRVTDIMAEITAASTEQSAGIEQVSTTVMQLDEMTQQNAALVEEATAAARSLEDQAADLARAVAVFRLAPAQPASTPRHGAAQAA, from the coding sequence TTGCGTCGTCACGTTGCCAATCTCCCGCTCACCCGCAAGTTCGTCCTGTTGTGCACGCTGCTGACCGTTGGCGTGATCCTGTTGGCGGTCGCCGCCGCGCGCCTGCAATACCTGGACCTGATCGAGGCACGCAAGCTCGGCGTCAAGACCGAGGTCGAGATGGGGCTGACCGTGATGCAGCACTACGCCGACAAGATCAAAAGCGGCGAACTCACCGCTGACCAGGCGAAAGAGGCTGCGCGCGCCACCCTGGCCGACATGCGCACCCACGATGGCGTGGACTACTTCTTCATCGTCGATCCGCAGATGCGCATCCTGATGCACCCCAAGCGCCCGGTCGGCACCGACATGACCGACTACAAGAGCGATGCCGGGCAGTACGTGTATCGCGACATCAAGACCGCCATCGACAGCGGCGACGGCTTCAGCTATTACGACGCGCCCAAGCCGGGCAAGAAGGAACAGCTGCCCAAGATCAGCTATGCCAAGACCTTTCCGGCGTGGAACTGGGTGTTGGTGATGGGCGTCTACGCCGAAGACATCCAGCTGCAGGCCTGGGGATTCACCCGCATGCTGACCCTGATCGGCGCTGCGTTGGTAGCGATGGTGATCGGCGTGTGCTGGCTGATTGCCTCGGCCATGGCCGCGCCGTTGCGTGCAGCAACCCGCACTGCCGAAGCGATCGCCTCGGGCCGCTTCGATAACGCTATCCGGGTGGAATCGCGCGATGAAACCGGCCAGCTGATGCACAGCATGCAGCAGATGCAGACCCAGCTACAGCGCTTCAATGGCGAGATGCAGACCATGATTGGCCTGCAGCAGGGCGAGAACATCGCGCACCGCATTCCGGAGGATTTCCCCGGCGATTACGGCACATTGGCACATGGTGTGAACACCGTGGTGTTCGAGCACCTGGATGCCATCAACGAGGCGATGGATGTCATGAGCGAGTATGGCCGTGGCGATCTGCGCCGCGACATGCGCCGCCTGCCCGGCCAGCGCGCGGCCCTGCATGAGGCGCTGGATACGGTCAAGCGCAACCTGTCGGCGATCAACGGCGATATCGCGCGTCTGGCCGATGCGGCCGCGCGTGGCGACTTCTCCGCACGCGGCGAGCAGGGGCGCTACCAGTTCGCATTCGCGGAAATGGTGCAGGCCTTGAACCGGCTGATGCAGCAGGCCGATGCCGGTCTGGACGATGTGGGCCGCATCATGGCCGCGATTGCCGATGGCGATTTGTCACAGCGGGTGGAATCGCATTACGAGGGCGCCTTCGGGCGCCTGGCCGACGCCGCCAACCGCACGGCGATCCAGCTCACCGGCATCGTGCAGGGCATCCAGCATTCGGCCGAGATGATCAATACCGCCGCCGGCGAGATCGCCAGCGGCAACGCCGACCTGTCCACGCGCACCGAGAACCAGGCTGCGAACCTGGAAGAAACTGCCGCCTCGATGGAGGAACTAACGTCCACCGTGCGCCAGAATGCCGACAACGCACGCCAGGCCAATCAGCTGGTCAAGGGCACCGGCGATGTGGCCGAAAGCGGCGGACGCGTGGTGCAGGACGTGGTCACCACCATGCAGGCCATCACCCAGGCCTCGGCGCGCATTTCCGACATCATCGGAGTGATCGACGGCATTGCCTTCCAGACCAACATCCTGGCCTTGAACGCAGCGGTGGAAGCTGCGCGTGCCGGCGAACAGGGCCGCGGCTTTGCGGTGGTGGCGACGGAAGTGCGTGCACTGGCGCAGCGTTCGGCCGGTGCGGCCAAGGAAATCAAGCAGCTGATTTCCGACTCGGTGGAAAAGGTGGAACAGGGCTCGGGCCTGGTGCAACAGGCCGGCAGCACCATGACCGAGGTGGTCAGCTCGGTGAAGCGCGTGACCGACATCATGGCCGAGATCACCGCCGCCAGCACCGAACAGAGCGCCGGCATCGAACAGGTCAGCACCACGGTGATGCAGCTGGACGAAATGACCCAGCAGAATGCCGCGCTGGTGGAGGAAGCCACGGCAGCGGCGCGCAGCCTGGAAGACCAGGCGGCGGACCTGGCGCGCGCGGTGGCCGTGTTCCGGCTGGCGCCGGCACAGCCTGCGTCCACGCCGCGCCACGGCGCCGCTCAAGCCGCGTAA